A region of Homo sapiens chromosome 17, GRCh38.p14 Primary Assembly DNA encodes the following proteins:
- the PFAS gene encoding phosphoribosylformylglycinamidine synthase isoform X5 has product MSPVLHFYVRPSGHEGAAPGHTRRKLQGKLPELQGVETELCYNVNWTAEALPSAEETKKLMWLFGCPLLLDDVARESWLLPGSNDLLLEVGPRLNFSTPTSTNIVSVCRATGLGPVDRVETTRRYRLSFAHPPSAEVEAIALATLHDRMTEQHFPHPIQSFSPESMPEPLNGPINILGEGRLALEKANQELGLALDSWDLDFYTKRFQELQRNPSTVEAFDLAQSNSEHSRHWFFKGQLHVDGQKLVHSLFESIMSTQESSNPNNVLKFCDNSSAIQGKEVRFLRPEDPTRPSRFQQQQGLRHVVFTAETHNFPTGVCPFSGATTGTGGRIRDVQCTGRGAHVVAGTAGYCFGNLHIPGYNLPWEDPSFQYPGNFARPLEVAIEASNGASDYGNKFGEPVLAGFARSLGLQLPDGQRREWIKPIMFSGGIGSMEADHISKEAPEPGMEVVKVGGPVYRIGVGGGAASSVQVQGDNTSDLDFGAVQRGDPEMEQKMNRVIRACVEAPKGNPICSLHDQGAGGNGNVLKELSDPAGAIIYTSRFQLGDPTLNALEIWGAEYQESNALLLRSPNRDFLTHVSARERCPACFVGTITGDRRIVLVDDRECPVRRNGQGDAPPTPLPTPVDLELEWVLGKMPRKEFFLQRKPPMLQPLALPPGLSVHQALERVLRLPAVASKRYLTNKVDRSVGGLVAQQQCVGPLQTPLADVAVVALSHEELIGAATALGEQPVKSLLDPKVAARLAVAEALTNLVFALVTDLRGHWSSQPMPSAQTSQPL; this is encoded by the exons ATGTCCCCAGTCCTTCACTTCTATGTTCGTCCCTCTGGCCATGAGGGGGCAGCCCCTGGACACACTCGGAGGAAACTGCAAGGGAAACTGCCAGAGCTGCAGGGCGTCGAGACTGAACTGTGCTACAACGTGAACTGGACAG CTGAGGCCCTCCCCAGTGCTGAGGAGACAAAGAAGCTGATGTGGCTGTTTGGTTGCCCCTTACTGCTGGATGATGTTGCTCGGGAGTCCTGGCTCCTTCCTGGCTCCAATGACCTGCTGCTGGAGGTCGGGCCCAG GCTGAACTTCTCCACCCCAACATCCACCAACATCGTGTCAGTGTGCCGCGCCACTGGGCTGGGGCCTGTGGATCGTGTGGAGACCACCCGGCGCTACCGGCTCTCG TTTGCCCACCCCCCGTCAGCTGAGGTGGAAGCCATTGCTCTGGCTACCCTGCACGACCGGATGACAGAGCAGCACTTCCCCCATCCCATCCAGAGTTTCTCCCCTGAGAGCATGCCGGAACCCCTCAATGGCCCTATCAATATACTGGGTGAGGGCCGGCTTGCGCTGGAGAAGGCCAACCAGGAGCTTG GTCTGGCTTTAGACTCTTGGGACCTAGACTTCTACACCAAGCGCTTCCAGGAGCTACAGCGGAACCCGAGCACTGTGGAGGCCTTTGACTTGGCGCAGTCCAATAG CGAGCACAGCCGACACTGGTTCTTCAAGGGCCAGCTCCACGTGGATGGGCAGAAGCTGGTGCACTCACTGTTTGAGTCCATCATGAGCACCCAGGAATCCTCGAACCCCAACAACGTCCTCAAATTCTGTGATAACAGCAG TGCAATCCAGGGAAAGGAAGTCCGATTCCTACGGCCTGAGGACCCCACACGGCCAAGCCGCTTCCAGCAACAGCAAGGGCTGAGACATGTTGTCTTCACAGCAGAGACTCACAACTTTCCCACAG GAGTATGCCCCTTTAGTGGTGCAACCACTGGCACAGGGGGCCGGATTCGAGATGTCCAGTGCACAGGCCGCGGGGCCCACGTGGTGGCTGGCACTGCCGGCTATTGCTTTGGAAATCTGCATATTCCAG gtTACAATCTGCCCTGGGAGGATCCAAGCTTCCAGTATCCTGGGAATTTTGCCCGGCCCCTGGAGGTTGCCATTGAAGCCAGTAATGGAGCTTCTGACTATGGCAACAAGTTTGGGGAACCAGTGCTGGCTG GCTTCGCCCGCTCCTTGGGCCTCCAGCTCCCAGACGGCCAGCGGCGTGAGTGGATCAAGCCCATCATGTTTAGTGGGGGCATTGGGTCCATGGAAGCTGACCACATAAGCAAGGAGGCCCCAGAGCCAG GCATGGAAGTTGTAAAGGTTGGAGGTCCCGTCTACAGGATTGGAGTTGGAGGTGGAGCTGCTTCATCTGTGCAG GTGCAGGGAGATAACACCAGTGACCTGGACTTTGGGGCTGTGCAGCGAGGAGACCCGGAGATGGAACAGAAGATGAACCGTGTGATCAGGGCTTGTGTGGAGGCCCCCAAGGGAAACCCCATCTGCAGCCTTCATGATCAGGGCGCTGGTGGCAATG GCAATGTCCTAAAAGAGCTGAGTGACCCAGCTGGAGCCATCATTTACACCAGCCGCTTCCAG CTTGGGGACCCAACCCTGAATGCCCTGGAAATCTGGGGGGCTGAGTACCAGGAATCAAATGCTCTTCTGCTGAGGTCCCCCAACCGGGACTTCCTGACTCATGTCAGTGCCCGTGAACGTTGCCCGGCTTGCTTCGTGGGCACCATCACTGGAGACCGGAGA ATAGTGCTGGTGGACGATCGGGAGTGTCCTGTCAGAAGAAATGGCCAGGGGGATGCCCCCCCGACACCCCTGCCAACCCCTGTGGACCTGGAGCTCGAATGGGTGCTGGGCAAGATGCCTCGGAAG GAGTTCTTCCTGCAGAGGAAGCCCCCCATGCTGCAGCCTCTGGCCTTGCCCCCAGGGCTGAGCGTGCACCAGGCTCTGGAGAGGGTTCTGAGGCTGCCCGCCGTGGCCAGCAAGCGCTACCTCACCAATAAG GTGGACCGCTCTGTGGGAGGCCTGGTGGCCCAGCAGCAGTGCGTGGGGCCCCTGCAAACTCCTCTGGCAGATGTAGCGGTTGTGGCACTGAGCCATGAGGAGCTCATAGGGGCTGCCACAGCCTTGGGAGAACAGCCAGTCAAGAGCCTGCTGGACCCAAAAGTCGCCGCCCGGCTGGCCGTGGCCGAAGCCCTCACCAACCTGGTGTTTGCTCTGGTCACTGACCTCCGG GGTCACTGGTCATCTCAGCCTATGCCGTCTGCCCAGACATCACAGCCACTGTGA
- the PFAS gene encoding phosphoribosylformylglycinamidine synthase produces MSPVLHFYVRPSGHEGAAPGHTRRKLQGKLPELQGVETELCYNVNWTAEALPSAEETKKLMWLFGCPLLLDDVARESWLLPGSNDLLLEVGPRLNFSTPTSTNIVSVCRATGLGPVDRVETTRRYRLSFAHPPSAEVEAIALATLHDRMTEQHFPHPIQSFSPESMPEPLNGPINILGEGRLALEKANQELGLALDSWDLDFYTKRFQELQRNPSTVEAFDLAQSNSEHSRHWFFKGQLHVDGQKLVHSLFESIMSTQESSNPNNVLKFCDNSSAIQGKEVRFLRPEDPTRPSRFQQQQGLRHVVFTAETHNFPTGVCPFSGATTGTGGRIRDVQCTGRGAHVVAGTAGYCFGNLHIPGYNLPWEDPSFQYPGNFARPLEVAIEASNGASDYGNKFGEPVLAGFARSLGLQLPDGQRREWIKPIMFSGGIGSMEADHISKEAPEPGMEVVKVGGPVYRIGVGGGAASSVQVQGDNTSDLDFGAVQRGDPEMEQKMNRVIRACVEAPKGNPICSLHDQGAGGNGNVLKELSDPAGAIIYTSRFQLGDPTLNALEIWGAEYQESNALLLRSPNRDFLTHVSARERCPACFVGTITGDRRIVLVDDRECPVRRNGQGDAPPTPLPTPVDLELEWVLGKMPRKEFFLQRKPPMLQPLALPPGLSVHQALERVLRLPAVASKRYLTNKVDRSVGGLVAQQQCVGPLQTPLADVAVVALSHEELIGAATALGEQPVKSLLDPKVAARLAVAEALTNLVFALVTDLRDVKCSGNWMWAAKLPGEGAALADACEAMVAVMAALGVAVDGGKDSLSMAARVGTETVRAPGSLVISAYAVCPDITATVTPDLKHPEGRGHLLYVALSPGQHRLGGTALAQCFSQLGEHPPDLDLPENLVRAFSITQGLLKDRLLCSGHDVSDGGLVTCLLEMAFAGNCGLQVDVPVPRVDVLSVLFAEEPGLVLEVQEPDLAQVLKRYRDAGLHCLELGHTGEAGPHAMVRVSVNGAVVLEEPVGELRALWEETSFQLDRLQAEPRCVAEEERGLRERMGPSYCLPPTFPKASVPREPGGPSPRVAILREEGSNGDREMADAFHLAGFEVWDVTMQDLCSGAIGLDTFRGVAFVGGFSYADVLGSAKGWAAAVTFHPRAGAELRRFRKRPDTFSLGVCNGCQLLALLGWVGGDPNEDAAEMGPDSQPARPGLLLRHNLSGRYESRWASVRVGPGPALMLRGMEGAVLPVWSAHGEGYVAFSSPELQAQIEARGLAPLHWADDDGNPTEQYPLNPNGSPGGVAGICSCDGRHLAVMPHPERAVRPWQWAWRPPPFDTLTTSPWLQLFINARNWTLEGSC; encoded by the exons ATGTCCCCAGTCCTTCACTTCTATGTTCGTCCCTCTGGCCATGAGGGGGCAGCCCCTGGACACACTCGGAGGAAACTGCAAGGGAAACTGCCAGAGCTGCAGGGCGTCGAGACTGAACTGTGCTACAACGTGAACTGGACAG CTGAGGCCCTCCCCAGTGCTGAGGAGACAAAGAAGCTGATGTGGCTGTTTGGTTGCCCCTTACTGCTGGATGATGTTGCTCGGGAGTCCTGGCTCCTTCCTGGCTCCAATGACCTGCTGCTGGAGGTCGGGCCCAG GCTGAACTTCTCCACCCCAACATCCACCAACATCGTGTCAGTGTGCCGCGCCACTGGGCTGGGGCCTGTGGATCGTGTGGAGACCACCCGGCGCTACCGGCTCTCG TTTGCCCACCCCCCGTCAGCTGAGGTGGAAGCCATTGCTCTGGCTACCCTGCACGACCGGATGACAGAGCAGCACTTCCCCCATCCCATCCAGAGTTTCTCCCCTGAGAGCATGCCGGAACCCCTCAATGGCCCTATCAATATACTGGGTGAGGGCCGGCTTGCGCTGGAGAAGGCCAACCAGGAGCTTG GTCTGGCTTTAGACTCTTGGGACCTAGACTTCTACACCAAGCGCTTCCAGGAGCTACAGCGGAACCCGAGCACTGTGGAGGCCTTTGACTTGGCGCAGTCCAATAG CGAGCACAGCCGACACTGGTTCTTCAAGGGCCAGCTCCACGTGGATGGGCAGAAGCTGGTGCACTCACTGTTTGAGTCCATCATGAGCACCCAGGAATCCTCGAACCCCAACAACGTCCTCAAATTCTGTGATAACAGCAG TGCAATCCAGGGAAAGGAAGTCCGATTCCTACGGCCTGAGGACCCCACACGGCCAAGCCGCTTCCAGCAACAGCAAGGGCTGAGACATGTTGTCTTCACAGCAGAGACTCACAACTTTCCCACAG GAGTATGCCCCTTTAGTGGTGCAACCACTGGCACAGGGGGCCGGATTCGAGATGTCCAGTGCACAGGCCGCGGGGCCCACGTGGTGGCTGGCACTGCCGGCTATTGCTTTGGAAATCTGCATATTCCAG gtTACAATCTGCCCTGGGAGGATCCAAGCTTCCAGTATCCTGGGAATTTTGCCCGGCCCCTGGAGGTTGCCATTGAAGCCAGTAATGGAGCTTCTGACTATGGCAACAAGTTTGGGGAACCAGTGCTGGCTG GCTTCGCCCGCTCCTTGGGCCTCCAGCTCCCAGACGGCCAGCGGCGTGAGTGGATCAAGCCCATCATGTTTAGTGGGGGCATTGGGTCCATGGAAGCTGACCACATAAGCAAGGAGGCCCCAGAGCCAG GCATGGAAGTTGTAAAGGTTGGAGGTCCCGTCTACAGGATTGGAGTTGGAGGTGGAGCTGCTTCATCTGTGCAG GTGCAGGGAGATAACACCAGTGACCTGGACTTTGGGGCTGTGCAGCGAGGAGACCCGGAGATGGAACAGAAGATGAACCGTGTGATCAGGGCTTGTGTGGAGGCCCCCAAGGGAAACCCCATCTGCAGCCTTCATGATCAGGGCGCTGGTGGCAATG GCAATGTCCTAAAAGAGCTGAGTGACCCAGCTGGAGCCATCATTTACACCAGCCGCTTCCAG CTTGGGGACCCAACCCTGAATGCCCTGGAAATCTGGGGGGCTGAGTACCAGGAATCAAATGCTCTTCTGCTGAGGTCCCCCAACCGGGACTTCCTGACTCATGTCAGTGCCCGTGAACGTTGCCCGGCTTGCTTCGTGGGCACCATCACTGGAGACCGGAGA ATAGTGCTGGTGGACGATCGGGAGTGTCCTGTCAGAAGAAATGGCCAGGGGGATGCCCCCCCGACACCCCTGCCAACCCCTGTGGACCTGGAGCTCGAATGGGTGCTGGGCAAGATGCCTCGGAAG GAGTTCTTCCTGCAGAGGAAGCCCCCCATGCTGCAGCCTCTGGCCTTGCCCCCAGGGCTGAGCGTGCACCAGGCTCTGGAGAGGGTTCTGAGGCTGCCCGCCGTGGCCAGCAAGCGCTACCTCACCAATAAG GTGGACCGCTCTGTGGGAGGCCTGGTGGCCCAGCAGCAGTGCGTGGGGCCCCTGCAAACTCCTCTGGCAGATGTAGCGGTTGTGGCACTGAGCCATGAGGAGCTCATAGGGGCTGCCACAGCCTTGGGAGAACAGCCAGTCAAGAGCCTGCTGGACCCAAAAGTCGCCGCCCGGCTGGCCGTGGCCGAAGCCCTCACCAACCTGGTGTTTGCTCTGGTCACTGACCTCCGG GATGTGAAGTGTAGCGGGAACTGGATGTGGGCAGCCAAGCTCCCAGGGGAGGGCGCAGCTTTGGCGGATGCCTGTGAGGCTATGGTGGCAGTGATGGCAGCCCTGGGTGTGGCAGTGGATGGTGGCAAGGACTCCCTCAGCATGGCTGCTCGGGTTGGCACTGAGACCGTGCGGGCTCCTG GGTCACTGGTCATCTCAGCCTATGCCGTCTGCCCAGACATCACAGCCACTGTGACCCCAGACCTCAAGCATCCTGAAGGGAGAG GCCATCTGCTCTATGTGGCTCTGAGCCCTGGGCAGCACCGGCTCGGGGGCACAGCTCTGGCCCAGTGCTTCTCCCAGCTTGGGGAACACCCTCCAGACCTGGACCTTCCTGAGAACTTGGTGCGGGCCTTCAGCATCACTCAGGGGCTGCTGAAAG aCCGCCTCCTCTGCTCAGGCCACGATGTCAGTGACGGAGGCCTCGTCACATGCCTGCTGGAGATGGCCTTTGCTGGAAATTGCGGGCTACAGGTGGATGTGCCTGTCCCCAGGGTTGATG TCCTGTCTGTGCTGTTCGCTGAGGAGCCAGGCCTCGTGCTGGAGGTGCAGGAGCCAGACCTGGCCCAGGTGCTGAAGCGTTACCGGGATGCTGGCCTCCATTGCCTGGAGCTGGGCCACACAGGCGAGGCCGGGCCCCACGCCATG GTCCGGGTGTCAGTGAACGGGGCTGTGGTTCTGGAGGAGCCTGTTGGGGAGCTGCGAGCCCTCTGGGAGGAGACGAGTTTCCAGCTGGACCGGCTACAGGCAGAGCCTCGCTGTGTGGCAGAGGAGGAACGGGGCCTGAGGGAGCGGATGGGGCCCAGCTATTGCCTGCCCCCCACCTTTCCCAAAGCCTCCGTGCCCCGTGAGCCTG GTGGTCCCAGCCCCCGAGTCGCCATCTTGCGAGAGGAGGGCAGTAATGGAGACCGGGAGATGGCCGATGCCTTCCACTTAGCTGGGTTTGAG GTATGGGACGTGACCATGCAGGACCTCTGCTCTGGGGCAATTGGGCTGGACACTTTCCGTGGCGTGGCCTTCGTGGGCGGCTTCAGCTATGCAGATGTCCTGGGCTCTGCCAAAG GGTGGGCAGCTGCTGTGACCTTTcatcccagggctggggctgagctGAGGCGCTTCCGGAAGCGGCCAGACACCTTCAGCCTGGGCGTGTGTAATGGCTGTCAACTGCTGGCTCTGCTCGGCTGGGTGGGAGGCGACCCCAATGAGGATGCTGCAGAGATGGGCCCTGACTCCCAGCCAGCCCGGCCAGGCCTTCTGCTACGCCACAACCTGTCTGGGCGCTACGAGTCTCGCTGGGCCAGCGTGCGTGTGGGGCCTGGGCCAGCCCTGATGCTGCGAGGGATGGAGGGCGCCGTGCTGCCCGTGTGGAGTGCGCACGGGGAAG GTTACGTAGCATTTTCTTCTCCGGAACTCCAAGCTCAGATTGAGGCCAGGGGCTTGGCTCCACTGCACTGGGCTGATGATGACGGGAACCCCACAGAGCAGTACCCTCTGAATCCCAATGGGTCCCCAGGGGGCGTGGCTGGCATCTGCTCCTGTGATGGCCGCCACCTGGCTGTCATGCCTCACCCTGAGCGGGCCGTTAGGCCTTGGCAGTGGGCATGGCGACCCCCTCCATTTGATACTCTGACCACCTCCCCCTGGCTCCAGCTCTTTATCAATGCCCGAAACTGGACCCTGGAAGGGAGCTGCTGA
- the PFAS gene encoding phosphoribosylformylglycinamidine synthase isoform X4, whose translation MSPVLHFYVRPSGHEGAAPGHTRRKLQGKLPELQGVETELCYNVNWTAEALPSAEETKKLMWLFGCPLLLDDVARESWLLPGSNDLLLEVGPRLNFSTPTSTNIVSVCRATGLGPVDRVETTRRYRLSFAHPPSAEVEAIALATLHDRMTEQHFPHPIQSFSPESMPEPLNGPINILGEGRLALEKANQELGLALDSWDLDFYTKRFQELQRNPSTVEAFDLAQSNSEHSRHWFFKGQLHVDGQKLVHSLFESIMSTQESSNPNNVLKFCDNSSAIQGKEVRFLRPEDPTRPSRFQQQQGLRHVVFTAETHNFPTGVCPFSGATTGTGGRIRDVQCTGRGAHVVAGTAGYCFGNLHIPGYNLPWEDPSFQYPGNFARPLEVAIEASNGASDYGNKFGEPVLAGFARSLGLQLPDGQRREWIKPIMFSGGIGSMEADHISKEAPEPGMEVVKVGGPVYRIGVGGGAASSVQVQGDNTSDLDFGAVQRGDPEMEQKMNRVIRACVEAPKGNPICSLHDQGAGGNGNVLKELSDPAGAIIYTSRFQLGDPTLNALEIWGAEYQESNALLLRSPNRDFLTHVSARERCPACFVGTITGDRRIVLVDDRECPVRRNGQGDAPPTPLPTPVDLELEWVLGKMPRKEFFLQRKPPMLQPLALPPGLSVHQALERVLRLPAVASKRYLTNKVDRSVGGLVAQQQCVGPLQTPLADVAVVALSHEELIGAATALGEQPVKSLLDPKVAARLAVAEALTNLVFALVTDLRDVKCSGNWMWAAKLPGEGAALADACEAMVAVMAALGVAVDGGKDSLSMAARVGTETVRAPGSLVISAYAVCPDITATVTPDLKHPEGRGHLLYVALSPGQHRLGGTALAQCFSQLGEHPPDLDLPENLVRAFSITQGLLKDRLLCSGHDVSDGGLVTCLLEMAFAGNCGLQVDVPVPRVDAELDGTG comes from the exons ATGTCCCCAGTCCTTCACTTCTATGTTCGTCCCTCTGGCCATGAGGGGGCAGCCCCTGGACACACTCGGAGGAAACTGCAAGGGAAACTGCCAGAGCTGCAGGGCGTCGAGACTGAACTGTGCTACAACGTGAACTGGACAG CTGAGGCCCTCCCCAGTGCTGAGGAGACAAAGAAGCTGATGTGGCTGTTTGGTTGCCCCTTACTGCTGGATGATGTTGCTCGGGAGTCCTGGCTCCTTCCTGGCTCCAATGACCTGCTGCTGGAGGTCGGGCCCAG GCTGAACTTCTCCACCCCAACATCCACCAACATCGTGTCAGTGTGCCGCGCCACTGGGCTGGGGCCTGTGGATCGTGTGGAGACCACCCGGCGCTACCGGCTCTCG TTTGCCCACCCCCCGTCAGCTGAGGTGGAAGCCATTGCTCTGGCTACCCTGCACGACCGGATGACAGAGCAGCACTTCCCCCATCCCATCCAGAGTTTCTCCCCTGAGAGCATGCCGGAACCCCTCAATGGCCCTATCAATATACTGGGTGAGGGCCGGCTTGCGCTGGAGAAGGCCAACCAGGAGCTTG GTCTGGCTTTAGACTCTTGGGACCTAGACTTCTACACCAAGCGCTTCCAGGAGCTACAGCGGAACCCGAGCACTGTGGAGGCCTTTGACTTGGCGCAGTCCAATAG CGAGCACAGCCGACACTGGTTCTTCAAGGGCCAGCTCCACGTGGATGGGCAGAAGCTGGTGCACTCACTGTTTGAGTCCATCATGAGCACCCAGGAATCCTCGAACCCCAACAACGTCCTCAAATTCTGTGATAACAGCAG TGCAATCCAGGGAAAGGAAGTCCGATTCCTACGGCCTGAGGACCCCACACGGCCAAGCCGCTTCCAGCAACAGCAAGGGCTGAGACATGTTGTCTTCACAGCAGAGACTCACAACTTTCCCACAG GAGTATGCCCCTTTAGTGGTGCAACCACTGGCACAGGGGGCCGGATTCGAGATGTCCAGTGCACAGGCCGCGGGGCCCACGTGGTGGCTGGCACTGCCGGCTATTGCTTTGGAAATCTGCATATTCCAG gtTACAATCTGCCCTGGGAGGATCCAAGCTTCCAGTATCCTGGGAATTTTGCCCGGCCCCTGGAGGTTGCCATTGAAGCCAGTAATGGAGCTTCTGACTATGGCAACAAGTTTGGGGAACCAGTGCTGGCTG GCTTCGCCCGCTCCTTGGGCCTCCAGCTCCCAGACGGCCAGCGGCGTGAGTGGATCAAGCCCATCATGTTTAGTGGGGGCATTGGGTCCATGGAAGCTGACCACATAAGCAAGGAGGCCCCAGAGCCAG GCATGGAAGTTGTAAAGGTTGGAGGTCCCGTCTACAGGATTGGAGTTGGAGGTGGAGCTGCTTCATCTGTGCAG GTGCAGGGAGATAACACCAGTGACCTGGACTTTGGGGCTGTGCAGCGAGGAGACCCGGAGATGGAACAGAAGATGAACCGTGTGATCAGGGCTTGTGTGGAGGCCCCCAAGGGAAACCCCATCTGCAGCCTTCATGATCAGGGCGCTGGTGGCAATG GCAATGTCCTAAAAGAGCTGAGTGACCCAGCTGGAGCCATCATTTACACCAGCCGCTTCCAG CTTGGGGACCCAACCCTGAATGCCCTGGAAATCTGGGGGGCTGAGTACCAGGAATCAAATGCTCTTCTGCTGAGGTCCCCCAACCGGGACTTCCTGACTCATGTCAGTGCCCGTGAACGTTGCCCGGCTTGCTTCGTGGGCACCATCACTGGAGACCGGAGA ATAGTGCTGGTGGACGATCGGGAGTGTCCTGTCAGAAGAAATGGCCAGGGGGATGCCCCCCCGACACCCCTGCCAACCCCTGTGGACCTGGAGCTCGAATGGGTGCTGGGCAAGATGCCTCGGAAG GAGTTCTTCCTGCAGAGGAAGCCCCCCATGCTGCAGCCTCTGGCCTTGCCCCCAGGGCTGAGCGTGCACCAGGCTCTGGAGAGGGTTCTGAGGCTGCCCGCCGTGGCCAGCAAGCGCTACCTCACCAATAAG GTGGACCGCTCTGTGGGAGGCCTGGTGGCCCAGCAGCAGTGCGTGGGGCCCCTGCAAACTCCTCTGGCAGATGTAGCGGTTGTGGCACTGAGCCATGAGGAGCTCATAGGGGCTGCCACAGCCTTGGGAGAACAGCCAGTCAAGAGCCTGCTGGACCCAAAAGTCGCCGCCCGGCTGGCCGTGGCCGAAGCCCTCACCAACCTGGTGTTTGCTCTGGTCACTGACCTCCGG GATGTGAAGTGTAGCGGGAACTGGATGTGGGCAGCCAAGCTCCCAGGGGAGGGCGCAGCTTTGGCGGATGCCTGTGAGGCTATGGTGGCAGTGATGGCAGCCCTGGGTGTGGCAGTGGATGGTGGCAAGGACTCCCTCAGCATGGCTGCTCGGGTTGGCACTGAGACCGTGCGGGCTCCTG GGTCACTGGTCATCTCAGCCTATGCCGTCTGCCCAGACATCACAGCCACTGTGACCCCAGACCTCAAGCATCCTGAAGGGAGAG GCCATCTGCTCTATGTGGCTCTGAGCCCTGGGCAGCACCGGCTCGGGGGCACAGCTCTGGCCCAGTGCTTCTCCCAGCTTGGGGAACACCCTCCAGACCTGGACCTTCCTGAGAACTTGGTGCGGGCCTTCAGCATCACTCAGGGGCTGCTGAAAG aCCGCCTCCTCTGCTCAGGCCACGATGTCAGTGACGGAGGCCTCGTCACATGCCTGCTGGAGATGGCCTTTGCTGGAAATTGCGGGCTACAGGTGGATGTGCCTGTCCCCAGGGTTGATG CTGAACTGGATGGAACTGGCTGA